The following are encoded together in the Oscarella lobularis chromosome 10, ooOscLobu1.1, whole genome shotgun sequence genome:
- the LOC136192138 gene encoding protein patched homolog 1-like, translating to MTFDEGKPDDIRLAEADYALAQIDKGKATGNRHVLRFRRGVETRFSSLGEGIGRYPIIALVLVLAVCALCVLGFLRARFETDELELWAEKGGRLEDELAYTAAQLGAHSSSSSEILIQEAKEGENAISREALDEHLAVIDFVAKSVNVTKWGRQWNYRDLCFAVKPPPTTVSSLDDVIFDEMNPCVVLSVMDCFWEGSFIHNPASPLNISVDGSDYRRSVNWSSLNPHELIDELSKADNPLDEGIRTGLESAGFDGYVFKPCLHPENPKCPSTASRVDITGALLEGCKGYASAAMIWPSQILVAGTDWKTGGPSKAVQAIFRLHSIEEILKLLTRKSGNDWEPTTDDAIELLKEWRKEFSKRVYEFEENLQRTVVHVWTTDSATDVIEQFSTGSPALLALGYVLMIVYAGFVFLNIKSFVHSRVNVGVVGVILVVISTLAALGFSSLCGIALNPTSTQVLPFLVLGLGVDDMFVMAHAFFATYRDRANVPVHQITGECLKRVGQSITLTSVTNGAGFLLAAIVPIPAMRAFAIQVGICVIFNYFVLLLAFPAYLSIDAYRSRLRLCDMFCCFRISQQNKNFNGVAVATTTNGASRVPSSSPSPPPPPPSNAKTSGQATRPTKRSTEDLIERSDGVPVTTLIGARVDEERSPHSEAKASCSWENFGDSFVNFYSPLLQNLVVKFIVLALGLALLGVGIWGATNVENGLDLVEVVPSGTRQHGFVEASLRHFTFYDMYIALDNRNDIPSKQKELLEFHQKFASVPYILTKDVPTADGKVVKQVSEDFWLQKMIVFYDLFMKQYVNASAEEKSLLESFTVLLMDFYLLGQVGDGSYDVALAIQPNRSVISQVDGVKVIPEERYDVYLTAWVNMDILNYETAQPNFRPLIPTWLPATTVNIPPAPAATYAQMPMYADGLATSFDFIELIKQTRAICEAAEADGIYAYPRGSPFTFYEQYIGLQNSLLLAVGLILLACFLATSLLLLSAWTGVVMVVMLTTIAVEVYGFLGLAGIQFSAIPCVTVIVSVGAAVEFTAPLCLMFLKSTGSGNQRMHCALFYRFVPIFNGAFSSFLGFIMLAFSQFDFIVKYFFVVFIALLITGVFNGLIVLPVVLSLVGPPPQVKVIDKPTAKGSTDSPGPSLSMHSLSVHSQLSGRLATHEGTPV from the exons atgacgttcgacgaaggcAAACCGGACGATATTCGTCTCGCCGAAGCCGACTACGCCCTCGCGCAGATCGACAAAGGCAAGGCGACCGGCAATCGGCACGTTTTACGCTTTCGTCGCGGCGTCGAGACAAGGTTCTCGAGTTTGGGCGAGGGAATCGGTCGCTATCCGATCATCGCACTCGTTCTCGTACTCGCGGTGTGCGCGCTTTGTGTACTCGGCTTTCTGCGCGCTCGATTCGAGACCGACGAGTTGGAGCTATGGGCCGAAAAGGGCGGACGACTCGAGGACGAGCTCGCCTATACGGCCGCGCAGCTCGGCGCTCATTCGTCGAGTTCGAGCGAGATTCTCATCCAAGAGGCGAAAGAGGGCGAGAATGCGATTAGTCGCGAAGCGCTCGACGAACATTTAGCCGTTATTGACTTTGTAGCGAAATCGGTCAACGTAACAAAATGGGGACGACA gtGGAATTATCGCGACCTTTGCTTTGCTGTCAAACCGCCGCCGACCACAGTTTCCTCtttggatgacgtcatattcgACGAGATGAATCCGTGCGTCGTTCTCTCGGTGATGGACTGCTTCTGGGAGGGCTCTTTCATACACAATCCTGCCTCTCCGCTCAACATATCCGTCGACGGAAGTGACTATCGTCGCTCGGTCAACTGGTCGTCGTTGAATCCCCACGAACTCATAGACGAACTTAGCAAGGCTGATAATCCTTTGGACGAAGGCATTCGAACg ggTCTCGAATCTGCTGGATTTGACGGCTACGTCTTCAAACCGTGTCTGCACCCGGAGAATCCTAAGTGTCCATCAACGGCTTCAAGAGTCGATATCACAGGGGCTTTGCTAGAGGGATGTAAAGGATACGCATCAGCTGCCATGATATGGCCATCTCAGATTCTTGTAGCAG GAACGGATTGGAAGACGGGAGGTCCGTCTAAGGCTGTACaggcgatttttcgattGCACAGCATAGAAGAAATATTGAAACTGCTGACTAGAAAGAGTGGCAATGACTGGGAGCCAACCACTGATGACGCTATTGAACTCTTAAAAGAATGGCGAAAAGAGTTCAGCAAA CGTGTTTATGAATTCGAAGAGAACTTGCAGCGCACCGTTGTTCACGTGTGGACGACGGACTCGGCGACGGATGTCATCGAGCAGTTTTCAACTGGAAGTCCCGCGCTATTGGCTTTGGGCTACGTGTTGATGATTGTCTATGCtggattcgtttttctcaacATCAAATCGTTTGTCCATTCGAGAGTCAATGTTGGAGTG GTTGGCGTTATTCTCGTCGTGATTTCGACGCTCGCCGCACTCGGTTTCTCATCTCTATGTGGCATCGCTCTGAATCCAACATCGACTCAG GTGCTTCCCTTCCTCGTCCTGGGTCtgggcgtcgacgacatgtTCGTCATGGCGCACGCCTTCTTTGCCACTTACCGCGACCGAGCCAACGTTCCCGTTCATCAAATAACAGGGGAATGCCTGAAGCGAGTTGGACAGAGCATTACGCTGACGTCAGTCACAAACGGAGCCGGCTTTCTGCTCGCCGCCATCGTTCCAATACCGGCTATGAGAGCCTTCGCCATTCAG GTTGGCATTTGTGTGATCTTCAACTacttcgttcttcttctcgcctttCCCGCTTACTTGTCTATTGACGCGTATCGCTCCCGGCTACGTCTCTGCGACATGTTCTGCTGCTTTCGCATTTCACAACAAAACAAGAACTTTAACGGCGTAGCTGTCGCCACGACAACGAACGGAGCCTCTcgagtgccgtcgtcgtcgccgtcgccgccgccgccgccgccgtcaaacGCAAAGACAAGCGGACAGGCGACGAGACCAACAAAGAGGTCAACAGAAGATCTTATCGAGCGTTCTGACGGCGTTCCCGTGACGACGTTGATTGGGGCGAGAGTCGACGAAGAGCGTAGTCCTCATTCGGAGGCAAAGGCGTCGTGTAGTTGGGAAAACTTTGGCGATTCGTTCGTCAATTTCTATTCGCCCCTTTTGCAGAATCTCGTGGTAAAGTTCATTGTGCTTGCGCTCGGATTGGCGCTTCTCGGCGTCGGAATTTGGggcgcgacgaacgtcgaaaACGGGCTCGATTTGGTCGAGGTCGTGCCATCCGGCACGCGGCAGCACGGTTTTGTGGAAGCCAGCCTGAGGCATTTCACGTTCTACGACATGTACATTGCGTTGGACAATCGCAATGACATTCCAAGCAAACAGAAAGAGTTACTCGAGTTTCATCAGAAGTTCGCCTCGGTGCCTTACATATTGACGAAAGATGTTCCGACGGCGGACGGAAAAGTTGTCAAGCAAGTTTCGGAAGATTTTTGGTTGCAGAAGATGATCGTGTTTTACGATTTGTTCATGAAACAGTATGTGAATGCGTCGGCGGAGGAAAAAtctcttttagaatcatTTACCGTTCTTCTGATGGATTTCTATTTGTTGGGGCAAGTTGGAGACGGAAGTTACGATGTCGCGTTGGCTATTCAGCCGAATCGGTCAGTTATTTCTCAAGTGGACGGGGTCAAAGTGATACCGGAAGAGAGATACGACGTCTATCTCACCGCTTGG gttAACATGGATATCCTCAATTACGAAACAGCTCAACCCAATTTCCGTCCTCTCATACCCACCTGGCTCCCAGCAACGACAGTAAACATACCtccggcgccggcggcgacttACGCGCAAATGCCCATGTACGCTGACGGCCTCGCCACGTCGTTCGACTTCATCGAACTTATCAAACAAACGCGTGCGATTTGCGAAGCGGCGGAAGCCGACGGCATCTACGCGTACCCGCGCGGATCGCCGTTTACCTTCTACGAGCAATACATCGGTCTCCAAAATAGTCTTCTCCTCGCCGTCGGTCTCATTCTCTTGGCGTGCTTTCTCGCCACGTCCCTGCTTCTCTTGAGCGCTTGGACGGGCGTCGTCATGGTTGTCATGCTGACGACGATTGCCGTCGAAGTGTACGGGTTTCTCGGGCTCGCCGGCATTCAGTTCAGCGCGATTCCCTGCGTGACGGTCATCGTTTCAGTCGGTGCCGCCGTTGAATTCACAGCGCCTCTTTGTCTCATGTTTCTCAAGTCGACGGGGTCGGGCAATCAACGGATGCACTGCGCGCTTTTCTATCGATTCGTGCCGATTTTCAATGGAGCCTTCAGCAGCTTTCTCGGCTTCATCATGCTCGCCTTTTCCCAGTTTGACTTCATtgtaaaatatttttttgtcgtctttATTGCTTTGCTGATTACCGGCGTTTTCAACGGGCTCATCGTCTTGCCCGTCGTTCTCTCCCTCGTCGGTCCTCCACCGCAG GTGAAAGTGATTGATAAACCCACCGCCAAAGGCTCGACTGACAGTCCCGGTCCGTCTTTGTCTATGCATTCCTTGTCTGTGCATTCGCAGCTTAGTGGTAGACTGGCGACACATGAAGGTACGCCCGTTTAG